A genomic window from Flavobacterium sp. I3-2 includes:
- a CDS encoding recombinase, with protein sequence MKLFRKQNKPSSISEIFNKYVVNDEVLFPDDFIFLYEIVAYFRPSNSKKTKSVTLIDLIAHLIENENHRLLFAEYLKNLLSGRSFSRMISDAGIIQDSDFIYEIRKRISLKILPYQPEKETLEYVLNQVFYKETDFIWINKIPYNELIELFEVLQLPDVFTAHKIKKDALSEVMYAIGIITQRMSGRSMETNIIRMVPEYNHLESPFLGLEKEFLEIEKQLRNREITYVDSNDLNYKQLVILHKQCVDFVRQAFKNSSKFGITMKVNQSLLRIRQQLIRVEILLSLFIVREESDKIRQSINLSLKLIEYNCYKNNVKKLIGESTQLISYEITQHTAKTGEHYITESANEYFKMFKGALGGGLIVGFLCVIKVLMSKAETSDFGFAFLYSMNYSIGFILIYLFGFTLATKQPAMTASTLIKVIEEGLKANEKPSEKHKAFAHLFARLFRSQFIAFVGNVILAFPVALLLIWLIDLSTGINITDTKWHTLLNDVNPVKSAAIFHASIAGVFLFLSGIISGNVSNKNKHNQVYYRIQENPFLKRSLGVAKTAKIASWLEQKWPGIISNFWFGIFMGSTHSIGIFLGLNLDIRHITFASGNIALGAYGADFALTLSTWIWCIVGLILIGFFNFIVSFALSLGLALRSRDIPIFEVFSLQKSVWSHFKQYPTHFFFPPRNRNSL encoded by the coding sequence ATGAAATTATTTAGAAAGCAAAATAAACCATCGTCTATCTCCGAAATTTTCAACAAATATGTTGTTAATGACGAAGTTCTTTTTCCTGATGATTTTATATTTCTGTATGAAATAGTAGCTTATTTTAGACCGTCAAATTCGAAAAAAACAAAAAGTGTTACTTTAATTGATTTGATAGCGCATTTAATCGAAAACGAAAATCACCGTTTATTATTTGCAGAATATTTGAAAAATCTTTTAAGTGGAAGAAGCTTTAGTCGTATGATTTCTGATGCTGGTATTATACAAGATTCTGATTTTATTTATGAAATCAGAAAACGAATCTCCTTAAAAATATTACCTTATCAACCTGAAAAAGAAACATTAGAATACGTTTTAAACCAAGTCTTTTATAAGGAAACCGATTTTATTTGGATAAATAAAATACCTTACAATGAACTTATTGAACTTTTTGAAGTACTTCAACTTCCTGATGTTTTCACAGCTCATAAAATAAAAAAAGATGCACTTTCTGAAGTGATGTACGCAATCGGTATCATTACACAACGAATGAGCGGTCGTTCTATGGAAACGAATATTATTCGAATGGTTCCGGAATATAATCATCTTGAAAGTCCTTTTTTAGGTTTAGAAAAAGAATTTCTAGAGATTGAAAAACAATTAAGAAATCGTGAAATTACTTATGTAGATTCTAACGATTTAAATTATAAACAATTAGTTATCCTTCACAAACAATGTGTTGATTTTGTAAGACAAGCTTTTAAGAATAGTTCAAAATTTGGAATTACGATGAAAGTGAATCAAAGTTTACTTAGAATTAGGCAACAGTTGATTCGTGTAGAAATTTTATTGTCGTTGTTTATTGTTCGCGAAGAATCTGATAAAATCAGACAATCTATAAATCTTTCATTAAAACTGATTGAATATAATTGTTATAAAAACAACGTAAAAAAATTAATCGGAGAAAGTACCCAATTAATTTCTTACGAAATCACACAGCATACAGCCAAAACGGGCGAACATTACATTACTGAGTCTGCAAATGAATATTTCAAAATGTTCAAAGGAGCTTTAGGAGGTGGTTTAATTGTAGGTTTTTTATGTGTAATTAAAGTTTTGATGTCAAAAGCAGAAACCAGCGATTTCGGTTTTGCGTTTTTGTACAGTATGAACTATTCGATTGGTTTTATTTTAATCTATCTTTTTGGTTTTACTTTAGCAACGAAACAGCCAGCGATGACGGCTTCAACTTTAATTAAAGTTATCGAAGAAGGATTAAAAGCAAATGAAAAACCATCCGAAAAGCACAAGGCGTTCGCTCATTTATTTGCTCGATTATTTCGTTCGCAATTCATTGCCTTTGTTGGAAACGTAATTTTGGCCTTTCCAGTTGCTTTGTTATTGATTTGGCTGATTGATTTATCAACCGGAATTAATATTACAGATACCAAATGGCACACCTTATTAAATGATGTTAACCCAGTTAAATCTGCGGCTATTTTTCACGCTTCAATCGCAGGTGTTTTTTTATTTTTGTCAGGAATAATTTCAGGAAATGTTTCTAATAAGAACAAACATAATCAGGTTTATTATCGAATTCAAGAAAATCCTTTTTTGAAACGTAGTTTAGGAGTTGCCAAAACCGCTAAAATTGCTTCTTGGTTAGAACAAAAATGGCCTGGAATTATCTCAAATTTTTGGTTTGGTATCTTTATGGGAAGCACGCATTCAATTGGAATATTTTTAGGTTTAAATTTAGATATTCGTCACATTACATTTGCTAGTGGAAATATTGCTCTTGGAGCTTATGGCGCAGATTTCGCATTGACTTTATCCACTTGGATTTGGTGTATTGTTGGATTGATTTTAATTGGTTTCTTTAACTTCATTGTAAGTTTTGCACTTTCTTTGGGATTGGCTTTACGTTCTAGAGATATTCCAATCTTTGAAGTTTTCTCTCTTCAAAAATCTGTTTGGAGTCATTTTAAACAATACCCAACACACTTTTTTTTCCCACCAAGAAACAGAAATAGTTTATAA
- a CDS encoding M13 family metallopeptidase: MNKRLVLLAAAAIFSTANLKAQVNTNENHGINLEFMDKNVKPGDDFFRYVNGTWFDTTEIPADRTRWGSFDELRQNTDVDALAILKKAANNPNLDSKSDQAKAVYVFETYLDLDTRNQLGITPIEPYLNDINKIKNNKEVVNLIYKMVTDGGIGFFGMYVSADAMDSNKNVIYVSPGSIGLPDRDYYVSTDADSQDKKKKYEEHVARMLQFTGETEAQAKSDAAKVVALETKMAESRLDRVARRDRRNTYNPMTIKELQKLVPAVNWKEYFKAAGLKDVDQVIVSMPKYMETLQTILAKAPVEDLKAYMRWTLINKSTGVLTEEIDQANWDFYSKTLTGAVAQRPIEERALQVVNGTVGEALGQLYVEEKFPAEAKDKAKEMIEYVFLAFENRINNLPWMTPATKKGAIEKLRKSTVKIGYPDKWKDYSAMEIKSAKDGGTYYDNMKAVSRWGFAENIADYGKPVDKTKWGMSPQTVNAYFNPTNNEIVFPAAILQPPFYDYKADEAVNFGGIGAVIGHEISHGFDDSGSRYNADGNLVNWWTEDDLKQFTGLGGALADQYSALEPLPNTFVDGKFTLGENIGDLGGVNAAYDGLQLYYKDHGRPANIDGFTPEQRFFISWGTIWRSKMRDEAIKNQVKTDPHAPGMYRAYVPLQNVESWYEAFDIKPSDKLYINPDDRVKIW; encoded by the coding sequence ATAAATAAACGATTGGTTTTATTAGCTGCTGCTGCAATTTTTTCAACTGCTAATTTAAAAGCGCAAGTTAATACAAACGAAAACCACGGAATCAACTTGGAGTTTATGGACAAAAACGTAAAACCTGGTGATGACTTTTTTAGATATGTAAATGGAACTTGGTTTGATACAACTGAAATTCCTGCAGACAGAACGCGTTGGGGAAGTTTTGATGAATTACGTCAGAATACAGATGTTGATGCTTTAGCAATTTTGAAGAAAGCTGCAAACAATCCAAATTTAGATTCTAAATCTGACCAAGCCAAAGCGGTTTATGTTTTTGAAACATATTTAGATTTAGATACGAGAAATCAATTAGGAATCACTCCGATTGAGCCTTATTTAAATGATATTAATAAAATTAAAAATAATAAAGAAGTCGTTAACTTAATTTACAAAATGGTTACCGATGGTGGTATTGGTTTCTTTGGGATGTATGTTTCTGCTGATGCGATGGATTCGAACAAAAACGTAATTTATGTTTCTCCAGGAAGTATTGGTTTACCTGACCGCGATTATTATGTTTCGACCGATGCAGATTCGCAAGACAAAAAGAAAAAATACGAAGAACATGTAGCTCGTATGTTACAGTTTACTGGAGAAACTGAAGCTCAAGCAAAAAGTGATGCAGCTAAAGTCGTGGCTTTAGAAACTAAAATGGCTGAATCTCGTTTAGATAGAGTTGCACGTCGTGACCGTAGAAATACTTACAATCCGATGACAATTAAGGAGCTACAAAAATTAGTTCCGGCTGTTAATTGGAAAGAATATTTTAAAGCTGCCGGTTTAAAAGATGTCGACCAAGTTATTGTTTCGATGCCTAAATACATGGAAACTTTACAAACTATTTTAGCGAAAGCGCCTGTTGAAGATTTAAAAGCGTATATGCGTTGGACTTTAATTAATAAATCTACAGGAGTTTTAACAGAAGAAATCGATCAAGCTAATTGGGATTTTTACAGCAAAACATTAACAGGTGCTGTTGCGCAACGTCCGATTGAAGAGCGTGCATTACAAGTAGTAAACGGAACAGTTGGTGAAGCTTTAGGTCAATTGTATGTAGAAGAAAAATTCCCAGCAGAAGCTAAAGATAAAGCAAAAGAAATGATTGAATATGTTTTCTTGGCTTTTGAAAACAGAATCAATAATTTACCTTGGATGACTCCAGCTACTAAAAAAGGAGCAATTGAAAAACTTCGTAAATCGACAGTTAAAATCGGTTATCCAGATAAATGGAAAGATTATTCTGCAATGGAAATTAAATCTGCTAAAGACGGTGGAACATATTACGACAATATGAAAGCGGTTTCTCGTTGGGGATTTGCTGAAAATATTGCGGACTACGGAAAACCAGTTGACAAAACCAAATGGGGAATGTCACCACAAACAGTAAACGCATATTTTAATCCAACAAATAACGAAATCGTATTTCCTGCAGCCATTCTTCAACCACCATTTTATGATTACAAAGCTGATGAGGCAGTTAACTTTGGAGGAATTGGAGCTGTAATCGGACATGAGATTTCTCACGGATTTGACGATTCAGGTTCGCGTTATAATGCAGATGGAAACTTAGTTAACTGGTGGACAGAAGATGATTTAAAACAATTTACAGGTTTAGGAGGCGCATTAGCTGACCAATATTCTGCTTTAGAACCACTTCCGAATACTTTTGTGGATGGTAAATTTACTTTAGGAGAAAACATTGGAGATTTAGGTGGAGTCAACGCAGCTTATGACGGATTACAGTTGTATTACAAAGATCACGGTCGTCCTGCAAACATTGACGGATTTACTCCAGAACAACGTTTCTTTATTTCTTGGGGAACGATTTGGAGATCTAAAATGCGTGATGAAGCTATCAAAAACCAAGTAAAAACAGATCCACATGCTCCAGGTATGTATCGTGCGTATGTTCCATTACAAAACGTTGAATCTTGGTACGAAGCTTTTGATATCAAACCAAGTGATAAATTATATATAAATCCAGATGATCGTGTGAAAATTTGGTAA
- a CDS encoding SCO family protein — protein sequence MLSFFKQYRYFFIGFFALCVVIISLFYNALKPEKQLPIYTPAMVNPEMVDTLVQHKNNKLEHIIADFEFTNQNSEKVTQKDYENTIYVADFFFTTCKTICPIMTDNMVKIQEAIKDMPDVKILSFSVTPEIDTPEVLRNYANEKGAIDGKWNMVTGDKKDIYFLARQSFLAVKTGSPDEMYDMVHTENFVLVDKNGRIRGFYDGTNYDKETDDDTKNLLQLIEDIKWLREKK from the coding sequence ATGCTTAGCTTCTTCAAACAATATCGCTATTTTTTCATTGGCTTTTTTGCACTTTGCGTGGTCATTATTTCATTGTTTTACAACGCTTTAAAACCAGAAAAACAATTACCAATTTATACACCTGCAATGGTAAACCCTGAAATGGTAGATACGTTAGTACAGCATAAGAATAATAAATTAGAACATATCATTGCTGATTTTGAGTTTACAAATCAGAATAGTGAAAAAGTTACTCAAAAAGATTATGAAAATACCATTTATGTAGCTGACTTCTTTTTTACAACTTGTAAAACTATTTGTCCAATTATGACAGATAACATGGTGAAAATTCAAGAAGCAATTAAAGATATGCCCGATGTTAAAATTTTGTCTTTTTCTGTTACGCCAGAGATTGACACACCTGAAGTACTTAGAAATTACGCTAACGAAAAAGGTGCTATTGATGGAAAATGGAATATGGTAACGGGCGATAAAAAAGACATTTATTTTTTAGCACGTCAGTCCTTTTTAGCTGTAAAAACGGGTTCACCTGATGAAATGTATGATATGGTTCATACAGAAAATTTTGTTTTAGTCGATAAAAATGGACGAATTAGAGGTTTTTATGACGGTACAAATTACGATAAAGAAACCGATGATGATACCAAAAATTTGCTTCAGTTAATTGAAGACATCAAATGGTTAAGAGAAAAAAAATAG
- a CDS encoding septal ring lytic transglycosylase RlpA family protein, whose amino-acid sequence MNKKITHILSLSILLLTAIGFGVYNTQFATVEQEKNNETEVYSKELASLSVNDTSDLMMESTSEMTEIMSINSELLALEDEVELLNENAKSSYYHDKFNGKKTASGQIFSNKKYTAAHKTLPFGSKIRVTNNENDESVIVTVNDRGPFTKGRQLDLSKQAFLDITHNKGAGTLNVKIEVLPEDYEDSKLDLQESLDEFML is encoded by the coding sequence ATGAATAAAAAAATAACGCACATTTTAAGTTTGTCAATTTTATTGCTTACTGCAATTGGATTTGGTGTTTATAATACACAATTCGCAACAGTTGAACAAGAAAAAAATAATGAAACTGAAGTTTATTCAAAAGAGCTAGCTTCATTGTCGGTTAATGATACTTCTGATTTGATGATGGAGAGCACTTCTGAAATGACAGAAATAATGTCAATTAACTCTGAATTATTAGCACTAGAAGATGAGGTTGAATTATTAAATGAAAACGCAAAATCTTCTTATTATCACGATAAATTTAATGGTAAGAAAACGGCTAGTGGGCAAATTTTTAGCAATAAAAAATATACAGCAGCTCATAAAACTTTACCATTTGGTTCAAAGATTCGAGTTACAAATAATGAAAATGACGAATCAGTAATTGTAACCGTTAATGACCGCGGACCTTTTACAAAAGGACGTCAGTTGGATTTATCAAAACAAGCTTTTTTGGATATAACACACAACAAAGGAGCTGGAACGTTAAATGTAAAAATTGAAGTTTTACCAGAAGATTACGAAGATTCAAAACTAGATTTACAAGAAAGTTTAGATGAATTTATGTTGTAA
- a CDS encoding ferrous iron transport protein A, with protein sequence MTLDSLKINAKAVITQVNMETVPLKLIELGFIEGNFVELLHIAPFNDPIYIKVNDSHISIRKDLAKEITIELI encoded by the coding sequence ATGACACTTGATTCTTTAAAAATCAATGCCAAAGCAGTAATTACACAAGTTAACATGGAAACTGTTCCTTTAAAGCTAATCGAACTTGGTTTTATTGAAGGTAATTTTGTTGAGCTATTGCATATAGCGCCATTCAATGACCCTATTTATATAAAAGTAAACGATTCTCACATCAGTATTCGTAAAGATTTAGCTAAGGAAATTACTATTGAACTTATTTAA
- the feoB gene encoding ferrous iron transport protein B codes for MKNIIKIALIGNPNVGKTSIFNALTGLNQHVGNYPGITVERKSGTFKLNETTSAHIVDLPGTYSINPSSKDEEITLKALFDTKNNDHPDVVVVIAEVENLKRNLLLFTQIKDLGIPCILAINMADRMTLKGISIDVAALEKQLDTKIALISVRKSQGIDKLKQLIFDYKEIPTNSFLDLKKVDEAHFELMEKLYANQNPYKVWLHHSQQISFDGIGSVLGSNYTEKSPSEIKRMQQRETIKRYQFIGEALKTTYVIDASKATDFRAKLDRVLTHKIFGYVIFFAIMLLVFQAIFEWSGIPMDFIDGTFTSLSEWTKTVLPAGKLTELISDGIIPGIGGVVIFIPQIAILFLFVALLEESGYMSRVVFLMDRVMRPFGLSGKSVVPLISGNACAIPAIMSARNIENSKERLITMLVTPFATCSARIPVYVIIISLVIPNENVLGIFSLQALTMSGMYFLGFFMALISAWLMKYVIKAKEKSYFIIEMPSYKVPLFKNVFYTVWEKTKEFVLGAGKIILALSVILWFLGTHGPSETFGQAESIITEKHINDNLTEAQLADEIAGYQLETSYIGKIGQTIQPVFAPLGYDWKVSIAVLTSFAAREVFVGNLATLYNIGSSGEDEDMIIGKMRTQVREDGSPMFTLGTGVSLLLFYAFAMQCISTIAITRKETNSWKWTIVQVVFMTVLAYISAMLAYQIL; via the coding sequence ATGAAAAACATCATAAAAATTGCATTAATTGGTAATCCAAATGTTGGTAAAACATCTATTTTTAATGCGCTTACAGGATTAAATCAACATGTAGGGAATTACCCTGGAATTACCGTTGAACGTAAATCAGGAACTTTTAAATTAAACGAAACGACTTCTGCTCATATTGTTGATTTACCTGGAACTTACTCAATAAATCCATCTTCAAAAGATGAAGAAATTACTTTAAAAGCACTTTTTGACACAAAAAACAACGACCATCCGGATGTAGTAGTTGTAATAGCCGAAGTCGAAAATTTAAAACGAAACTTGCTGCTGTTTACACAAATAAAAGATTTAGGTATCCCATGTATTTTAGCTATAAACATGGCTGACCGTATGACATTAAAAGGAATTTCAATTGATGTAGCTGCACTTGAAAAACAATTAGATACTAAAATCGCATTAATTTCAGTTCGAAAAAGCCAAGGTATTGACAAGCTAAAACAACTGATTTTTGATTATAAAGAAATACCTACAAACTCTTTTTTAGACCTTAAAAAAGTAGATGAAGCGCATTTTGAATTAATGGAGAAATTGTATGCAAATCAAAATCCTTACAAGGTTTGGTTGCATCATTCTCAGCAAATTTCGTTTGACGGAATCGGCTCGGTTTTAGGTTCAAATTATACCGAAAAATCACCTTCGGAAATCAAGCGCATGCAACAACGCGAAACTATTAAGCGTTATCAATTCATCGGCGAAGCTTTAAAAACGACTTACGTAATCGACGCATCAAAAGCTACCGATTTTAGAGCAAAACTTGACCGAGTGCTTACGCATAAAATTTTCGGTTACGTTATTTTCTTTGCGATTATGTTGTTGGTTTTTCAGGCTATTTTTGAGTGGTCTGGTATTCCGATGGATTTCATTGATGGTACATTTACATCATTATCAGAATGGACAAAAACGGTTTTACCAGCAGGTAAATTAACCGAATTAATTTCGGATGGAATCATTCCTGGAATAGGCGGAGTTGTCATATTTATTCCACAAATTGCCATTTTATTCTTATTCGTAGCCTTACTTGAAGAAAGCGGTTACATGAGCCGTGTTGTTTTCTTAATGGACCGTGTAATGCGTCCGTTTGGTTTAAGCGGAAAATCTGTGGTTCCATTAATTTCTGGAAACGCATGTGCCATTCCAGCAATCATGTCGGCACGTAACATCGAAAATTCAAAAGAAAGATTAATAACCATGTTGGTTACTCCGTTTGCAACTTGTTCTGCACGTATTCCGGTTTACGTAATTATCATTTCGTTGGTAATTCCGAACGAAAACGTTTTAGGAATCTTTAGTTTACAAGCATTAACCATGTCAGGAATGTATTTTTTAGGTTTTTTTATGGCATTAATTTCAGCATGGTTAATGAAATATGTTATTAAAGCGAAAGAAAAATCGTATTTTATTATCGAAATGCCTTCTTATAAAGTTCCTTTATTTAAAAATGTATTTTACACAGTTTGGGAAAAAACGAAGGAATTTGTTTTAGGAGCTGGTAAAATCATTTTAGCATTATCTGTAATTTTATGGTTTTTAGGTACGCATGGTCCAAGTGAAACTTTTGGTCAAGCCGAATCGATAATTACAGAAAAACACATCAACGATAATTTAACCGAAGCACAATTAGCAGATGAGATTGCAGGTTATCAGTTAGAAACTTCATACATCGGAAAAATTGGACAAACCATTCAACCTGTTTTTGCTCCGCTTGGTTATGATTGGAAAGTGAGTATTGCAGTATTAACTTCGTTTGCTGCACGTGAAGTTTTTGTTGGAAACCTAGCAACTCTTTATAATATAGGAAGCAGCGGTGAAGATGAAGATATGATAATTGGTAAAATGAGAACACAGGTTCGTGAAGATGGTTCACCGATGTTTACACTTGGAACAGGTGTTTCGTTATTGTTATTTTATGCGTTTGCAATGCAATGTATTTCTACAATTGCAATCACAAGAAAAGAAACAAATTCGTGGAAATGGACCATTGTTCAGGTAGTTTTTATGACCGTTTTGGCTTATATTTCAGCAATGTTAGCTTATCAAATTTTATAA
- a CDS encoding septal ring lytic transglycosylase RlpA family protein, protein MFAILFLVASCKSTKSKASFYKSEAFACYYHDKFNGRKTADGSVFSNSKLTAAHKTLSFGTKVEVTNLENNKSVIVVINDRGPFTKGMEIDLSQKAFMKISDNPNKGKLKVSIRILN, encoded by the coding sequence TTGTTTGCAATTTTATTTTTAGTTGCATCTTGTAAATCAACAAAATCAAAAGCCTCATTTTATAAAAGTGAGGCTTTTGCTTGTTACTATCACGATAAATTTAATGGTCGAAAAACTGCCGATGGAAGTGTTTTTTCAAATAGCAAGTTAACGGCTGCTCACAAAACACTTTCTTTTGGAACTAAGGTAGAAGTCACAAATCTTGAAAACAACAAAAGTGTAATTGTCGTTATTAATGACCGCGGTCCATTTACAAAAGGAATGGAAATCGATTTGTCTCAAAAAGCTTTTATGAAAATAAGTGATAATCCTAATAAAGGAAAATTAAAAGTTTCGATTAGAATTTTAAATTAA
- a CDS encoding metal-dependent transcriptional regulator: MLSHSEENYLKAIYHLSLIEDSGVSTNAIAQKMNTKASSVTDMIKKLSEKELIDYQKYQGVTLTSDGKMRAKMVIRKHRLWEVFLVEKLDFSWDEVHNVAEELEHIKSEKLINKLDAFLGFPKEDPHGDPIPNANGEIFISEKFLLNEMEASQICICVGVKDTSSEFLQYLDRQNIALGKTIVVKSKESFDNSMVIEVNNNEIMISNKIANNILVKRQ; the protein is encoded by the coding sequence ATGCTTAGTCATTCAGAAGAAAATTATTTAAAAGCGATTTATCATCTTTCCTTAATAGAAGATTCTGGTGTTTCTACCAATGCAATTGCGCAGAAAATGAATACCAAAGCTTCGTCTGTAACGGATATGATTAAGAAGCTTAGTGAAAAAGAATTAATCGATTATCAAAAATATCAAGGTGTCACATTGACTTCTGATGGGAAAATGCGCGCCAAAATGGTTATTCGAAAACATCGGTTATGGGAGGTTTTCTTAGTAGAAAAGTTAGATTTTTCTTGGGATGAAGTTCATAATGTTGCTGAAGAATTGGAGCATATAAAGTCAGAAAAGTTAATTAATAAATTAGATGCTTTTTTAGGTTTTCCTAAAGAAGACCCTCATGGAGACCCGATTCCGAATGCAAATGGAGAGATTTTTATATCCGAAAAGTTTTTGTTAAATGAAATGGAAGCTTCACAAATTTGTATTTGTGTTGGAGTAAAAGATACTTCTTCTGAGTTTCTTCAATATTTAGACCGTCAAAATATTGCTTTAGGAAAAACTATTGTTGTAAAATCTAAAGAAAGTTTTGATAATTCAATGGTGATTGAAGTGAATAACAATGAAATTATGATTTCTAATAAAATAGCCAATAATATTTTGGTAAAAAGACAGTAA
- a CDS encoding FeoB-associated Cys-rich membrane protein, with protein sequence MNIQDIITYALVVLAAAFLIKKFFLKKKNKKGCGTDNNCKCG encoded by the coding sequence ATGAATATTCAAGATATCATCACTTATGCGCTTGTGGTTTTAGCTGCGGCTTTTTTAATAAAGAAATTCTTTTTAAAAAAGAAAAATAAAAAAGGTTGCGGTACTGATAACAACTGTAAATGTGGATAA
- a CDS encoding ZIP family metal transporter, whose protein sequence is MNEIIQYFESINPVLAAFYATVFTWAMTALGAATVYLFKNPSKKLLDGMLGFTGGVMIAASFWSLLSPAIAMSPGEGFVKVAPAAIGFGLGALFLFGLDKVLPHLHLNHDEETKEGIKTPWQKTTLLVLAITLHNIPEGLAVGVLFGGVAAGIPEATIAGSLTLAIGIGLQNLPEGLAVSFPLRRAGMSKKNSFLYGQSSALVEPAAAVVGALAVGFFTPILPYALAFAAGAMVFVVIEEVVPETQQGNNSDIATLGFVGGFIAMMVLDVALG, encoded by the coding sequence ATGAATGAGATTATTCAATATTTCGAAAGTATTAATCCTGTTTTGGCAGCCTTTTACGCAACTGTTTTTACATGGGCGATGACTGCTTTGGGTGCTGCAACAGTTTATTTATTTAAAAATCCGTCTAAAAAATTATTGGACGGAATGCTTGGTTTTACAGGTGGTGTAATGATAGCGGCTAGTTTTTGGAGTTTGTTATCGCCAGCTATAGCAATGAGTCCGGGTGAAGGTTTTGTAAAAGTAGCGCCTGCTGCCATTGGGTTTGGTTTAGGTGCTTTGTTTCTTTTTGGGCTTGATAAAGTTTTGCCTCATTTACATTTAAATCACGATGAAGAAACTAAAGAAGGTATAAAAACACCTTGGCAAAAAACGACACTTTTAGTACTTGCGATTACACTTCATAATATTCCGGAAGGTTTAGCGGTTGGTGTTTTGTTCGGTGGTGTTGCAGCAGGAATTCCAGAAGCTACAATTGCTGGTTCTTTAACTTTAGCAATTGGAATTGGTTTACAAAATTTACCTGAAGGATTAGCGGTTTCATTTCCGCTTAGACGCGCTGGTATGAGCAAAAAAAATAGTTTTTTATACGGACAAAGTTCGGCATTGGTTGAACCTGCTGCTGCTGTAGTTGGCGCATTGGCAGTCGGATTTTTCACTCCGATTTTACCTTATGCTTTGGCATTTGCAGCTGGTGCTATGGTTTTTGTTGTTATAGAAGAAGTTGTTCCTGAAACGCAACAAGGTAATAATTCTGATATTGCAACACTCGGTTTTGTTGGTGGTTTTATAGCCATGATGGTTTTAGATGTTGCTTTAGGATAA
- a CDS encoding CYTH domain-containing protein: MLEIERKYKAKNTTFLNETKISFKINQGYLNSSAERTVRVRTKDNKGFITIKGKSNSSGTTRFEWEKEIPFDEAIELLKLCEDYIIEKTRHIVIYENKTFEIDVFEGKNSGLIIVEVELENENEKIKLPEWIGDEVTSDEKYYNSFISNHPFCNW, encoded by the coding sequence ATGCTTGAAATAGAAAGAAAATACAAGGCTAAAAATACTACTTTTTTGAATGAAACTAAAATTTCATTTAAAATAAATCAAGGATATTTGAACTCTTCTGCTGAGCGTACAGTTCGCGTTCGAACCAAAGACAACAAAGGTTTTATCACTATAAAAGGAAAAAGTAATTCTAGCGGAACAACACGTTTTGAATGGGAGAAAGAAATTCCGTTTGATGAAGCTATTGAACTTTTAAAACTATGTGAAGATTATATCATTGAAAAAACACGACATATTGTTATTTATGAGAATAAAACTTTTGAAATCGATGTTTTTGAGGGAAAAAATTCAGGCCTAATTATAGTTGAAGTTGAGCTCGAAAATGAAAACGAAAAAATAAAACTTCCAGAATGGATTGGCGATGAGGTAACTAGTGATGAAAAATATTACAATTCATTTATCAGCAATCATCCATTTTGCAATTGGTAA